Genomic window (Penaeus vannamei isolate JL-2024 chromosome 22, ASM4276789v1, whole genome shotgun sequence):
GCGCACGTGACAAAGGGCGTGACACTTGCATCACTCCACGACGAAGGAGTGACGACCAAGTGACgacgatgaggatgacgatggtgacgatgaGGATGCGCGCCGCGGGTCGAGGATGGGGCGAGGGCTGACTTTGGGCGACCCGCTACTGGCACTGGTGAGTGGAGAGGGGCACGCCCGGCCTCTAGAGGTTGGCGGGCACCTGAGGCGGGAGGGCGTAGCTGTAGGGGTGGATGGGCGCTGGTCTCGAGGGCGTGGTGGGCAGCGACGAGTGGTGGCTCGCGGGGGATCTCAGGTAGGGAGAGTATCCGCTGTACGCGTCTCTGGTGGCGGCGACGGCGGTCTTGTCGAGCGTCGGCGTCGGGAGGTGGGGCGCGCGGCTCAGCAGGTACGGCGACATCATGTGGCTATAGTACAGGTATGGGTACGGCAAGGAACCACCGGGCATACCTGCTGGGACGCCGCCGGGCAGACCTGTGGAGTAGGTGGGCGAGGGCAGGCAGGGGCGCGGGGCTGCCGGAGACAGCATGCTGGCTTCGGGGGGTCGGATGTCGGCTGGACTAGAGGTGTGCTTCTGGGACTCGGCCACGGCTGCTGCCATGAGGGACGCCGCGGACATCAGGGGGGACACGAGAGACGTGGGCGGCTCCTCCACCTCGGATTTGATGAGCTGTGGAGGCGGCAGGAAGGGCGGGGGCGGAGTGGGGGGGCTCTCGACGTCGACTTTCTCGTCCGAGAGATCTTTTTCTACCGACATGGAGGACGCCGGGCGGTCGTCGAGGTCGGATACATCGAGATCCCCGCTGTCAACGCTGTTGAGGCGCGCTCGTTTGTCCAATACTgctgttgaagaagaagaaaattggatAAGTATAAGCAAGCAAAGGTAATATAGGAAAGTTAATaaacaatgagaataaataacaaaatacattTTCAAACAGATATAAATCAAAGAAGCACAGGATgcttaccatcgtcattatcgctGGTGGTCTTCTCTGGCGACGAAGTGAGCTCGCCGCTGGTCGGGGAGGCTCCGCCGGACCGCTTCTTGGAGCGGAGCTGGCCGTTCTCGCGGAAGCCTTTGGCGAAGGGGTTGTTGTCGATCTTGAGCTGGGTGATGCGCTCGTTCTGGTAGGCGGTGACGGCCATGAAGCAGGTCTGGGGGAAGGCGAAGGTGTTGAAGGCGGCCCAGTGGAGGGAGACGAGGTCGGGCGCCGCCACGATGTGAATCCTGGGCTGGTACTTGTGCATGGAGTTGAGGATGATGTGGCCCTGCTGGTCCAGGTTGTTGTTGGTGAGCTTGAGCTTCTGGAAGCTGATGGGGTGACGCATCCACTGAGCCCCCGAGGCAGGGGAATCGGGGTGGATGTAGAGGCGGCCCGGCATGTGCGGCTCGGCCTTGCCAGCCACGACCCACTCCTTGCCCTGGAACTTGTAGCGGGAGTCGTCAGCGGGGACGATGTCCATCAGCACGAAGTATTTTGTGTTGGGCTCGAGACCACTGGCGGACATCTTCACTGTGGGGAACATACGCCTGGAATAAAGAAGACGACACATAAGTatttataataaaagaaacagcAATGCAATAATATGTgcggattaaaaaaatatattacaataaAAGATTGAAGCATTTTAAACCGTATAACATTTTGTAGTTCTAAAAATTGTCAAATAAAATATGAACATCCAGGCAAACCATGGCACTTCAACTCCacgagaaaaataacgaaaacataatgaaacaacgcaaaaaaaagaaggaaaatctcaAATCGCCTACGTTGGTATTGACAGAGTAAAGTGACAGCCAAACATTTAAAGCCCAAACACAGGAATACCCGTTTGTGAGACCCGCCAGAACCCCCCTGGACACCAACTACAAACATggccccttttcctctcctgttaCTGAACACACTATCCGATTTCCTGCCGCCACCTCTCATAGATGCCCGACCACTTTACCCTCATCCCTTCGCCCCGGGTATCACGCCCGCAGCGGCCTTGGGTATAATGCTATTTACAGGGCGGGCGCAGTGTGGGCTCAATGAGTATGATTTTGCCCGATACCCATCGCCGTTGACATTGGCTGGACGGCGTGcgaatttgatgatgataaccTTATTGcgaatttatgattattatgtattCGGGACAGGCAGTGCCGAGCGCTCTGTTTATACTGAAATTATGTGATATATTTCTATGAAGGACTGGGGCGATTttcaattagagagagagagagagagagagagagagagagagagagagagagagagagagagagagagagagagagagagagagagagagagagagagagagagagagagagagagagaaagaagagagagagaataaagcagCGGCAGCGGGTACAGGAGCGGGAGGCGGCGGCGGTGTCGGCGGAGACAGAGCGACGCCAACCGACAATTTCGGTCGCCGATCCTCCCGACCTCCGCACAGCCGCTTCTTTCGTCCTAATAACCTCCAGGATCTCGTTATCCGAACTCGATCATCTCAAAATCATCTTTCGCCTACTCTGCTATCTATTTTCCAAGTTACAAGAAACATGAATATTTCTTTAATTCTGCAAAATTGAAAAGCACGCGCTGGGTGCAAGAACGGCCCGAAAAGACAAATATCAGAGACAAAAGAATTAATTAACACGATCCCCAAATCAGTCATTAAGCCCAAGGTCGGCGAATCCCTTCAAGACCAGAGACCTGGTGCGACCTCATTACAGGCTCGGATTACAGGTCAGGATAAACCAACAATGTGATCGGATGAGCGTCATGGAGCCATTGTTTTGGCCCGCCGTGATATGCGCCGATGGTGAGGGACTCGGATTGTGTGTCAACAATTACTGTTTGAATGGACGGTCACTGTGTGTATGACTAGTGACAGGTTTGCATAGGTAACGATGAATGAGCACGGTTTTTTATGTGATTGTATTAATTATTTATAGGCGAATTTATGAGGGGGAAAAATGCATAACTTTCGGTAGTTGAAGTGCCGTGAGTTGTAGGATGACAGCGgaataaaattatctttatagaaTTGATCCTatgaacaacagtaacaaaacagaaaaaacgcAAGGGCTTCGAGGCCAGTGTACTTACCGTCCGAGCTTTGTGATGATCATCTCTGTGCCGAACTTATCGAACTGCGCCCAGAGATTTTCGTTCTCCAGACGGGCTTTGATGCGGGGGTCGGGCTTTCCTCCTGGCAGCCCTGGAGCGGGGAATCCGCACTGTCCGTGGGGCTTGAGGTAATCCCCTGGGAAGCCATGGGCCAAGTGTGTCTGGCTAGGGACACCGCCTGCAGGAACAAGGGGGAAGAACTTTAATACACGGCACTCAAGGGACAACAGACTCAAACGTTACAAGACAAAGCGTTATCTACGAGTGACGTATTCTGTTCATATTTACAACACTTTTTCTTGAGACACTGTAACTACTACATTACAATTATTTGCAAGAGGCATCTCTCTGACTGTATCATGCACGGATGAGGCAGGCTATCGCGTGGCGTCGATAACCCGTTCTCGGAAGGCGTGTGGCGCGTCTTGGGGACTTACCATGGAATCCTAGTCTGTATCTTTCGAGATGGTCTGTGAGGTTTGCTGGAAGTCCTCCTCCAAGGTATGGGTGGATGCCGAGGGTGCCTGGAGGGGCCATGCCACGGCTACGAAGGTACAGTAGTTCCTCCTCGTACATTATTATGGATCTTTAGCACTGCACTGGATGTCCTTTTATCACTGATCACACTGCACTCAAGTCAGACTCAGAGCTAACTGTTAGATGGGTCGACTGTACGTACAAAACACGGGTGCTTGTCGAGAACTACCTAACGCTTGCCCGTGCTGTGGGTTTTGTATCTTGGCTGGCCACGCCCCCGCGACGCTCAGCCACTCACGCGCGAGCGCCAAATAGGGGGAGGAGCCTGTCCGACCGTCGCGGAAGGGGGCGGAGCACCGTCCACGCGGGCAGGGGAGACCCGAGACCGCCCGCGACAATGTTTGTTTTTGACCCCCCATGGGAATTGTCCCTCACAGGTGTGGCCTATTAGTGAATGAGAAAATGCCAGGTTTTATGAAGGGCCGGCCATTAAGATGAAAGATGGCAGAAGATAAGAGCCTGGACACGGCTGCGAACACCCCTCTCGATGGTAATGTGGCTTGACCCCCACCTACCTCGTCAACCGCCCCGCAGGAACATCAAGTTATAGGTTTA
Coding sequences:
- the LOC113812137 gene encoding T-box transcription factor TBX6 isoform X2, translating into MYEEELLYLRSRGMAPPGTLGIHPYLGGGLPANLTDHLERYRLGFHGGVPSQTHLAHGFPGDYLKPHGQCGFPAPGLPGGKPDPRIKARLENENLWAQFDKFGTEMIITKLGRRMFPTVKMSASGLEPNTKYFVLMDIVPADDSRYKFQGKEWVVAGKAEPHMPGRLYIHPDSPASGAQWMRHPISFQKLKLTNNNLDQQGHIILNSMHKYQPRIHIVAAPDLVSLHWAAFNTFAFPQTCFMAVTAYQNERITQLKIDNNPFAKGFRENGQLRSKKRSGGASPTSGELTSSPEKTTSDNDDVLDKRARLNSVDSGDLDVSDLDDRPASSMSVEKDLSDEKVDVESPPTPPPPFLPPPQLIKSEVEEPPTSLVSPLMSAASLMAAAVAESQKHTSSPADIRPPEASMLSPAAPRPCLPSPTYSTGLPGGVPAGMPGGSLPYPYLYYSHMMSPYLLSRAPHLPTPTLDKTAVAATRDAYSGYSPYLRSPASHHSSLPTTPSRPAPIHPYSYALPPQVPANL
- the LOC113812137 gene encoding T-box transcription factor TBX6 isoform X1, which codes for MYEEELLYLRSRGMAPPGTLGIHPYLGGGLPANLTDHLERYRLGFHGGVPSQTHLAHGFPGDYLKPHGQCGFPAPGLPGGKPDPRIKARLENENLWAQFDKFGTEMIITKLGRRMFPTVKMSASGLEPNTKYFVLMDIVPADDSRYKFQGKEWVVAGKAEPHMPGRLYIHPDSPASGAQWMRHPISFQKLKLTNNNLDQQGHIILNSMHKYQPRIHIVAAPDLVSLHWAAFNTFAFPQTCFMAVTAYQNERITQLKIDNNPFAKGFRENGQLRSKKRSGGASPTSGELTSSPEKTTSDNDDAVLDKRARLNSVDSGDLDVSDLDDRPASSMSVEKDLSDEKVDVESPPTPPPPFLPPPQLIKSEVEEPPTSLVSPLMSAASLMAAAVAESQKHTSSPADIRPPEASMLSPAAPRPCLPSPTYSTGLPGGVPAGMPGGSLPYPYLYYSHMMSPYLLSRAPHLPTPTLDKTAVAATRDAYSGYSPYLRSPASHHSSLPTTPSRPAPIHPYSYALPPQVPANL